The Pseudomonas sp. GD03919 region GCGGGTCAGATAGGCCGCCTCGCGTACGCGGGCGATCTTGGTCGGCGTGTGGAACAGGGTGTAGGCCACCTGACAGGCGATCATGTTGACTTCGTCGCTGTTGGTTACCGCCACCAGCATGTCGGCATCGTCGGCGCCGGCCTGGCGCAGCACCGTGGGGAACGAGCCCTTGCCCTGCACGGTGCGGATATCCAGGCGGTCGCCGAGATCGCGCAGGCGATCGCCATCGGTGTCGACCACGGTGATGTCGTTGGCTTCGCTGGCGAGGTGTTCGGCCAGGGTGCCGCCCACCTGGCCGGCGCCGAGAATGATGATCTTCACCGATACGCTCCGTTGGAAATATTGGCAACCGTCACTCCCGCGAAGGCGGGAGCCCAGGTGCTTAGGTTATCTGCGTTCCCGCCTTCGCGGGACAGCGCTTGCGCTGAACGCACTTTAGTGCGGCCCGAAAAGCGCGAGCGCAGCGAGTAATGACGACTATTTCAGAGTACCTGTGGCCTTTTGATCAACTTGGCATAGTAAAAGCCGTCGTGGCCGTCCAGCTGTGGCAGCAACTGGCGGCCATGGCCGGGCTGCAGGCCGAACTCGCCGGCGATGGCCACTTCCTGCGCGTCGGTGGTGCGGGCGAGAAAGGCGGCGATGGTCTCGCTGTTTTCCGTTGGCAGCACCGAGCAGGTGGCATAGAGCAGAATGCCGCCGGGGGCCAGGGTCGGCCACAGGGCATCGAGCAGCTCACCCTGCAGGTGTGCCAGCGCGGGAATGTCCTCGGGCTTGCGCGTCAGCTTGATGTCCGGGTGGCGGCGAATCACGCCGGTGGCCGAACAGGGCGCGTCGAGCAGGATGCGCTGGAACGGCTGGCCGTCCCACCAGGCGCCAGTGTCACGACCGTCGGCGGCGATCAGGGTGGCGTCGAGTTGCAGGCGGTCGAGGTTTTCGCGAACGCGCGCCAGGCGTTTGGCTTCCAGATCGACAGCGACCACTTCGGCCAGCGTCGGTTCGACTTCCAGCAGGTGGCAGGTCTTGCCGCCCGGTGCGGCACAGGCGTCCAGCACGCGTTGGCCCGGCGCCAGTTCGAGCAGGTCGGCGGCCAGTTGCGCAGCCTCGTCCTGCACGCTGACGCGGCCGTCCTTAAAGCCGGGCAAGGTGGTCACATCACAGGGCTGCAGCAGGCGCACGCCGTCGCGGCTATAGGTGCAGGGCTCGGCGGCGATGCCGGCAGTGCGCAGCTCGATCAGATAGGCGTCGCGGCTGCCATGGCGGCGATTGACCCGCAGGATCAGCGGCGGATGCGCGTTATTGGCGGCGCAGATGGCTTGCCAGTGATCCGGCCAGTGCGCCTTGAGCGCTTTCTGCAGCCAGCGTGGGTGGGCGGTGTGCAGCACCGGATCGCGATCCAGTTCGGCGAAAATCGCTTCATGCTCGCGCTGGGCGCGGCGCAGCACGGCGTTGAGCAGGCCCTTGGCCCAGGGCTTTTTCAGCGCGCCGGCGCAGCCGACCGTTTCGCCGATGGCGGCATGTTCGGGGATGCGGCTTTGCAGCAACTGATAGAGGCCGATCAGCAGCAGTGCTTCCACGTCCTTGTCGGCGGCCTTGAACGGCTTTTCCAGCAGTTTCTCGGCCAGCAATTGCAGGCGCGGCTGCCAGCGCGCGGCGCCGAAAGCCAAGTCCTGTGCCAGGGCACGGTCGTGGTACTCGACCTTGTCCAGTTGCGGCGGCAGGCTGCTGCCCAGCGAGGCCTTGCCGGACAGTACTGCGGTCAGGGCACGTGCGGCGGCCAGGCGTGGGTTCATTGACCGAGCACCAGACCGGGGGCGAACTGCTCGCGACGGCTGTTGTACAGGTCGCTGAAGGCCAGCGGCTTGCCGCCGGGCAACTGCAGGCGGGTCAGGCGCAGCGCGCCGTCGCCGCAGGCCACGGTCAGGCCGCTCTTGTCAGCGGCGAGAATGCTGCCGGGGGCACCACTGCCCTCGCCCAGCTCTGCCGCATGCACCTTCAACGCCTCGCCGTTCAGCGTGGTATGGCAGATCGGCCAGGGATGGAAGGCGCGCACCAGGCGTTCCAGTTCCACGGCTGGGCGGCTGAAGTCCAGGCGCGCTTCGTCCTTGTTCAGCTTGTGCGCGTAATTGGCCAGGGCATCGTCCTGCACTTCGCCCTTCAGCGTGCCAGCAGCCAGGCCCTCGATAGCCTGCAGCACCGCCTGCGGGCCGAGCTGGGCGAGTCGGTCGTGCAGGCTGCCACCGGTGTCGCTGGCGCTGATCGGCGTGGTCACCTTGAGCAGCATCGGCCCGGTATCCAGGCCGGCTTCCATCTGCATCACGGTGACGCCGGATTCAAGATCGCCGGCCTGCACCGCGCGCTGGATCGGCGCGGCGCCACGCCAGCGCGGGAGCAAGGAGGCGTGGCTGTTGATGCAGCCCAGGCGCGGGGTGTCGAGCACCACCTGCGGCAGGATCAGGCCATAGGCGACCACCACCATCAGATCCGGTTTGAGGGCAGCCAGCTCGGCCTGGGCCTCTTCGTTGCGCAGGCTGGCCGGCTGGTAGACGGCAATGCCATGCTCGACGGCCAGTTGCTTGACCGGGCTTGGCATCAGCTTCTGGCCGCGACCGGCGGGGCGATCCGGCTGGGTGTAGACGGCGATGATCTGGTGCCGACTGGCCAGCAAGGCCTTGAGGTGCTCGGCGGCAAATTCCGGAGTGCCGGCAAAGACGATACGCAATGAGTCAGACATGAGGGCTCGCTAAAAGAAAAAGGCTTGCCGTGGCAAGCCTTCTGGATGGGGCGTCAAGCGCGTTGGCGATGCTGTTTTTCCAGCTTCTTCTTGATGCGGTCGCGCTTGAGGTTGGACAGGTAGTCGACGAACAGCTTGCCGTTGAGGTGATCGCACTCGTGCTGGATGCACACGGCGAGCAGGCCTTCGGCGATCAGCTCGAAGGGCTGGCCATCGCGATCCAGCGCCTTGATCTTGACCTTCTGCGGGCGGTCGACGTTCTCGTAGAAGCCGGGCACTGACAGGCAGCCTTCCTGGTACTGGTCCATCTCGTCGGTCAAAGGCTCGAACTCGGGGTTGATGAACACCCGTGGCTCGGACTTGTCCTCGGACAGGTCCATGACCACCACGCGCTTGTGCACGTTGACCTGCGTCGCGGCCAGGCCGATACCGGGTGCGTCATACATGGTCTCGAACATGTCGTCGACCAGTTGACGGATGGAGTCGTCCACGACGTCCACCGGTTTGGCGATGGTACGCAGGCGTGGATCAGGAAATTCGAGGATATTCAGGATCGCCATATGCGTTTGTGATGCACTTGTAGAATAAAGTCAAAATCCGCTGCTAAGATGATGAACAGCATTGAAAAACGGCTTCACGCCGCGGAATCAGCGGGTTTGGCACGCGGCGCTAGGGCGCTTCACGTGAAGGCACATAATAAAGGGATTCACCGTATGAGGAAATCACTACTCGCCCTGCTCTTTGCAGCCGGCGGAATGGCCCTGACCTGCCTGGCTCAGGCCGCAGTGCAACTCAAGGACGGTCACCCGGACCGTTACACCGTGGTCAAGGGCGATACGCTCTGGGATATCTCCGGTAAATTCCTCAGCCAGCCGTGGAAGTGGCCGGAGATCTGGCATGCCAACCCGCAGGTCGCCAACCCGCATCTGATCTATCCCGGTGACACCCTCAACCTGGTCTATATCGATGGTCAGCCGCGCCTGATGCTCAATCGTGGCGAGTCGCGCGGCACCATCAAGCTGTCGCCTCAGGTGCGCAGCACGCCGATGGCCGAGGCGATTCCGACCATTCCGCTGGGGGCCATCAACAGCTTCCTGCTGAGCAACCGCATCGTTGATACCCCGGAGGAATTTAACGGCAAGCCCTACGTTGTCGCCGGTAACGCCGAGCGTGTGGTCAGCGGCGCGGGTGATCGCATTTATGTTCGCGGCCAGTTCGATGAAGAGCATCCGGTCTACGGTATCTTCCGTCAGGGCAAGACCTACGTGGATCCGGAGTCGAAAGAGTTTCTGGGTATCAATGCCGACGACATCGGTACCGGTGAGATCGTCGCCGAGGAAGGTGATGTCGGTACCCTCGTCCTGAGCCGTTCGACTCAGGAAGTGCGCATCGGTGACCGCCTGTTCCCTACCGAAGAGCGTGCGATCAACTCCACCTTCATGCCCAGCGAGCCGACCAGCGAGATCAACGGTCTGATCCTCGACGTCCCGCGTGGTGTGACCCAGATCGGCCAGTTCGATGTGGTGACCCTGAATAAAGGTGCTCGCGATGGTCTGGAGATCGGCAACGTGCTGGCCATCTACAAGGCCGGCGAAACCGTGCGCGACCGTGTCACCGGCGAAAGCGTGAAGATTCCCGACGAGCGTTCCGGCCTGCTGATGGTGTTCCGCACCTATGACAAGCTCAGCTATGGCCTGGTCCTGCAGGCCAGTCGCCAACTGGCGGTGATGGACAAGGTTCGCAACCCGTAATAGCCAACGAGCCCCGCCCAATGCGGGGTTTGTGTTTCTGGCCGTCAGGATGGCGGCGTCATGTTTCAGGGAGGAGTCGCCATGTCCATACCCTCTCCGCTTTCTTTCTCCATCTCACCTGCTGAGCTCGAAGCCCGTTTGCGACTGCATCTGCTGCCGGAGCTGGGGCCGCGACGCTTTCGCAAACTGCTGAGTGCCTTCGACAGCGCTTCGGCGGCGCTCACTGCACCGGCCAGCGCCTGGCGGGCGTTGGGCTTGCCTGCCATCTGTGCCGAGCAGCGGCGCAGTGAGAGCATCCGCGAGCAGGCGCGCGCGGCGCTGCAGTGGCTGGATGAGCCTGATCAGCAGGTGCTGATGTGGGACGATCCAGCTTACCCTGCCCTGCTTGCCGAGTTGGCGGATGCACCGCCGCTGCTGTTCGTCGCTGGCGATCCCGGTGTGCTGGAGGCACCGCAACTGGCCCTGGTCGGCAGTCGGCGCGCTTCGCAGCCCGGTCTGGATAATGCGCGCGCGTTCGCCAGCAGCCTGGCGGGCGGTGGTTTCGTCATCACCAGTGGCCTGGCGCTGGGCATCGACGGCGCCGCGCATCAGGGCGCGCTGGACGGCGGCGGCAAAACGATTGCCGTGCTGGGCACCGGCTTGCAGTGCCTGTATCCACGCCGGCATGTGCGGCTGGCGGCGCAGATCATCGAGCAAGGCGGTGCGCTGGTCTCCGAGCTGCCGCTGGACTGTCCGCCACAGGCGAGCAACTTTCCCCGGCGTAACAGGATCATCAGCGGCTTGTCATTGGGTGTGCTGGTGGTCGAGGCCAGTCCCTCCAGTGGCTCGCTGATCACCGCACGCCTGGCCGCCGAGCAGGGGCGCGAGGTCTATGCCATTCCTGGCTCCATCCACCATCCCGGCGCGCGTGGTTGCCATCAACTGATTCGCGATGGCGCCACCCTGGTGGAAAGCATCGAGCATATCCTCGAAGCCCTGCGTGGCTGGCAGGCGCCCACTGTCGAATCCCAGGTGGGGGCACCTGCTGGCCGTATCGAGCATCCATTGTTGGACTTGCTGCATGCCGCGCCGCACAGCACCGAAGCATTGGTGCAGGCCAGCGGTTGGCCGCTGGCGCAGGTGCTGGCGGCCCTGACCGAGCTAGAACTCGACGGGCTGGTCTGCAACGAAGCGGGCCGCTGGTTGGCGCGCAGTCGTTAACCGCCTGTTGAGGCCGTGGCAGGCAATGATGGGCTTGGATAGACTGCCGGCCATCAGTTCCGCAGGAGACAGGTGATGGCCAGCAACTGGCAGATACAGCAAACGGCGCGAGTGGTACGTGAGGGGGGCGTGATTGCCTATCCGACCGAGGCAGTCTGGGGCCTGGGTTGCGATCCGTGGAACGGCGAGGCGGTGGATCGCTTGCTGGCGCTCAAGGAGCGGCCCATGCACAAGGGGCTGATTCTGGTGGCTGATGACATCGAACAGTTCGACTTCCTGCTCGCTGATCTGCCCGAGATTTGGCTGCAGCGTTTGGCCGGCAGCTGGCCTGGTCCGAATACCTGGCTGGTGCCACATCAGAACCGTCTGCCCGAGTGGGTTACCGGTGAGCACGACACCGTGGCCCTGCGCGTCAGCGATCATCCGCTGGTTCGCGCGCTGTGCCGCTACACCGGGCCGCTGATCTCCACCTCGGCCAACCCGGCAGGGCGCCCTTCGGCGCGTTCACGCTTGCGCGTCGAGCAGTACTTCCCCGCTGAGCTGGACAAGGTGCTCGGCGGCGCCCTGGGCGGGCGCAAGAATCCCAGCCTGATCCGCGACCTGCGTACGGGCGATGTGATTCGCCCGTCCTGATCACGTGCCCGGCTCGCTCGACTTCGTAGCCCGGCTGCTGTCCGGGGGGGGCGGGACAGGCCCCGGATTTCGGGCTACGGGCTCTCAAGGCAACAAAATGGTCGAGCCGGTGGTTTGCCTTGAGCTCAGCGCATCCTGCGCGGCGGCGGCGTCCTTCAGCGCGTAGCGGTTGCTGATTTCCACCTGCAGTTTGCCGCTGGCGATCATGCCGAACAGCTCGTCGGCCATGGCCTGCAGGCGCTCGGCGCTGGTGGCGTAGCCGGCCAGGGTCGGGCGGGTGACGTACAGCGAGCCCTTCTGCGCCAGGATGCCCAGGTTGACGCCGGTCACCGCGCCGGAGGCATTGCCGAAGCTGACCAGCAGACCGCGCGGCGCCACGCAGTCCAGCGAGGTTTCCCAGGTGTCCTTGCCGACGCCGTCGTAGACCACCGGGCACTTGGCGCCGTCGGTCAGCTCCAGCACGCGCTGCACGACGTTTTCATGGCTGTAATCGATGGTCGCCCAGGCGCCCTGCTCCCTGGCGCGCGCCGCCTTCTCCGCCGAGCTGACGGTGCCGATCAGCTTCACCCCCAGCGCCTTGGCCCATTGGCAGGCGAAGGAGCCAACACCGCCGGCGGCCGCATGGAACAGGATGGTTTCGCCGCCCTTGAGCTCATAGGTCTGGCGCAGCAGGTACTGCACCGTCAGGCCCTTGAGTATGACGGCGGCGGCCTGTTCGAAGCTGATGCTGTCCGGCAGTTTCACCAGCTTGTCGGCGGGTAGCACGTGCAGTTCGCTGTAGGCACCCAGCGGGCCGGTGGCGTAGGCGACGCGGTCACCCACCTCGAGGCCCTCGACCTCACTGCCAATCGCCTCGACCACCCCGGCACCTTCGGTGCCCAGGCTCGAGGGCAGCGCTGGCGGCTGGTACAGGCCGCTGCGGAAATAGGTGTCGATGAAGTTCAGGCCGATGGCGCGGTTGGCCACACGCACTTCGCGCGGGCCTGGCGCTGCCGGCTGGTAGTCACGATATTCCAGCACGTCGCTGCCGCCGTGCTGGCTGAACTGGATACGCTTGGCCATCTTGGATTCCTTGTCTAGCTCGAGTCGCCGCGTGGCGAAAGGGTCTATCCAATCGCCCCGATTGACCGACGTCAACTGCGGATGTGCCTGGGTGAATGCTATGCTGCCCGCCGATTCCGCCCTGCTCTCTGTTCAAGGTGCCGCCGTGACTGACCGTACCGAGGCCGTGAAGGCCTACCTGCTCGACCTGCAAGACCGCATCTGCTCCGCCCTGCAAGCCGAAGACGGCCAGGCCGTTTTCGCCGAGGACGCCTGGCAGCGCCCGGCCGGTGGTGGCGGGCGCACGCGGGTGATCGAGAACGGCGCGCTGATCGAGAAAGGCGGGGTGAATTTCTCCCACGTATTCGGCGACAGCCTGCCGCCCTCGGCCAGCGCCCATCGCCCCGAGCTGGCCGGTCGTGGCTTCCAGGCCCTCGGCGTGTCGCTGGTGATCCACCCGGAAAACCCCTACGTGCCGACCTCGCACGCCAACGTGCGCTTCTTCAGCGCCGAGAAGGAAGGCGAGGAGCCGGTGTGGTGGTTCGGCGGCGGTTTCGACCTCACGCCCTACTACGCCAATGAAGAGGACTGCGTGCATTGGCACCAGGTTGCGCATGATGCCTGCGCGCCTTTCGGTGCCGAGGTCTATCCCAAGTTCAAGGCCTGGTGCGACCGCTACTTCCACCTCAAGCACCGTGGCGAGCCGCGCGGCATCGGTGGTCTGTTCTTCGATGACCTCAACGAGTGGGACTTCGACACCAGCTTCGCCTTCATGCGCGCCATCGGTGATGCCTACATCCAGGCTTACCTGCCCATCGTCCAGCGCCGCAAGATGACGCCTTTCGGTGAGCGCGAGCGCGAGTTTCAGGCCTTCCGTCGTGGCCGCTACGTCGAGTTTAACCTGGTGTTCGACCGCGGCACCTTGTTCGGCCTGCAGTCCGGCGGGCGTACCGAGTCGATCCTCATGTCGCTGCCGCCGCATGTGCGGTGGGGCTACGACTGGAAGCCCGAGCCGGGCAGCATCGAGGCGCGCCTGACCGAGTATTTCCTGACGGATCGTGATTGGCTGGCATAAGCTTTTTCGCGTAGCCCGGATGCAATCCGGGGCACTTATCGACCGCTCCCGGATTTCGGGCTACGAATTTTCTTGTGGGAGCTGCGCCCCGCAGCGAATGACGGCGGCGTGTGCTACCGAGGCAAAGCAAAGGCTTCGCCCCGAGGCGGGGCTCCTACAGGACGGCGTCAGTTTCGTAGTTTTCTACCGTTACAGGACTTTCCATGGATCGCTACTGCGTCTTCGGCAACCCCATCGGCCACAGCAAGTCACCGCTGATCCACCGGCTGTTCGCCGAACAGACCGGCCAGGCATTGACCTACGACGCGCGCCTGGCGCCGCTGGATGATTTTGTCGGTGATGCCCGCGCCTTTTTCACCGAAGGCCTGGGTGGCAACGTCACCGTGCCGTTCAAGGAAGAGGCTTTTCGCCTTTGCGACGAGCTCACCGAGCGCGCCCGCCGCGCCGGTGCGGTCAATACCCTGAAGAAGCTGGCCGACAGCCGCTTGCTCGGCGACAACACCGATGGTGCCGGCCTGACCCGCGACCTGCAGGACAACGCCGGTTTCAGCCTGGCCGGCAAACGTGTCCTGATCCTCGGTGCCGGTGGTGCCGTGCGCGGTGTGCTTGAGCCCTTCCTGGCCCAGAAGCCGGCGGTGCTGGTGATCGCCAACCGCACCGTGGCCAAGGCCGAGCAACTGGTGCGTGAATTTGCCGACCTCGGCCCACTGGTGGCCACCGGCTTCGACTGGATCGACGCGCCGGTGGACCTGATCGTCAACGGCACGTCCGCCAGCCTCGGGGGCGAGCTGCCACCGATTGCGCCGAGCCTGATCCAGCCCGGGCATACGGTCTGCTACGACATGATGTATGCCAAGGAGCCGACCGCCTTCAACCGCTGGGCGGCCGCACAGGGTGCGGCACGTTGCCTCGATGGCCTGGGCATGCTGGTCGAGCAGGCCGCCGAGGCCTTCGAGCTGTGGCGTGGCGTACGCCCGGACACTGCGCCAGTGCTGGCCGAGTTGCGCCGTCAACTGACGGGCTGAGGGGGCGCGATGACGGATACTGCGCCGCCGAGAATCAAGGGCTACCACGCCCACGTCTATTACGACGCCGCTACGCTGCCGCAGGCACGCGCCCTGTGCGAGGCAGCGGCGCAGCGCTTCACGCTGAAAATGGGGCGTCTGCATCAGCAACTCGTCGGGCCACATCCTTGCTGGAGCTGCCAGCTGGCCTTCCGTCCCGAGCTGTTCGCCGAATTGTTGCCCTGGCTGATGCAACACCGCGCAGGACTCGACGTACTGGTACACCCGATCACCGGTTTCGAGCTGCGCGATCATCGTGACTGGGCCTTGTGGCTGGGGCGTTCGCATCCTCTCGATCTCAGCGTGCTGGATGCCGACGAGGCCTGACGCCGCTGTCTGGCTGGCAATGGCTGTCTCTCGGCCCGGCGCGTGGTGGCCGAGTTGCAACGCCACGAGTCGCAATACGGGCGCAACGATTCCACGCACTGGTTATGGGTGGAGTTGCTCTGGCGCGATTTCTTCCGCTGGACGCTGGTGCGCCATGGCAGTGCCTTGTTCAAGGCCGGCGGGCTGAAGGGCGCTGCCCGCACGCCGCACAACTGCGATGAGCGTTTCCAGCACTGGTGTGCCGGGCGTACCGGCATGCCCTTCGTCGATGCCAACATGCGCTATCCACGTCTGGAGCAGATACCGGAGACCTGGCGGCTCTATCTGCCGGTCGTCTAACCCCGTCAGCTCGACCCGGTTGCGTCCTTCGGTCTGGGTACGGTAGAGCGCCTTGCCGGCGCATTCGAAGGAAAAAGAGCGACAGATTTATTGATGACGCAGGGCCGTCAGCCAAAAACAAATCTGTCTGCCTTTTGCTGGCGAGCGGTTCCACCCCACCGAGTTCAGCGTTTACGGCGTCGGCTGCCACGAGCCGGGCCAGAAAGCGTCACTTACCGGTGCAGGACAGCGCCAGTGCACCGCGTCACAGGCCATGGCGTAAACGTATCGCCGTGACCAGGTCGGCACGCTCTGCGAGGAAGCGATTGAACGCCTCGATCAGTTGCCGATGGCGAATGCTCGACAGGTAGTAGTGATCTTCCACATGCGGCAGCGTCGGGTCGTAAACCAGGCTGTCCGTCGCCATGCCCATCTGCCCGAGATGGTGCGCCACCACCTTGGGGTTGAGGTAGACCGCATCGACGCGGTCGCTGCTGGCCATGCGCAGCAGGGATTCGATCTGGTTGGCCTGAATCAGATGGATGCGTCCGGCGTGGATCTCCGTCAGGTAAGGCCAGGGTGTAAAACCGTTCTGCGTGCCGAGCCGCTCGATGCGCTGCATGCCCTGACCCAGGTGTTGCGGCTTGAGCAGAATACCGTCGACGTAGGGTGCAGCCGGATGGCTGTAGTGGAGGGTATGGCCAGTTTTCTGATCGGCGTTCCACTGTGGATGGTCGGGGAACTTCAGGTCGACCCGGCCTGCGAGATAATCATTGAGCAAACGCCGCACCGGCAACGGTGTATAGACGAAACGATAGCCATGCTCCGCGGCGAAGGCGTCCAGCAGATCACGGGCATAGCCACGGTACTCGCCCTCCACCACTTCGGAATAGGGCGCATAAGGCTGCAGTTGGACGCCGACGCGAATCTCTTCCAGGGCCAGGACGGGCATTGCGCACAGGAACAGGCCAAGCAGCAGGGCAGAGCATCTTTTCATGATGGGCAAGATCTCGCAGGCAGCGAACAAGCGTTGGCTTCGGTAACCATAGCTGCGTCTCTGCACCCGTTCAAAGTTTCCGTGCTGCCCTGAGCAGGCGAACCCCGTTACCTGATCGCGGGGCTCAGAGAATCGGCGAAATCAGCCGTGCCACGCGCATGCCCAGTTGCTGCAGGCGGTGCAGGTTACGCTGGTCGGCATTGACCAGTTCGCGCGAGCGGCTGAAGTCGTCTTCCAGCATGGTGGCGACCTGGGCGTTGAAGCCCTCGTCGAAGGTCAGCAGGCTGACCTCGAAATTCAGGCGGAGCGAGCGATTGTCGAGGTTGGCGCTGCCCAGCACGCAGGCGTCGTGGTCGATCAGCAGCGCCTTCTGATGCAGGAAGCCCGGTTGGTAGCGGAACACCCGCACGCCGGCGCGCAGCGCCTCGAAGGCGTACAGGCTGGAAGCAGCGAAAACGATGCGGTGGTCCGGGCGCGCCGGCAGCAACAGACGCACATCGACGCCGCGCATCACGGCCAGACGCAGCGCGGCGAACAGCGCCTCGTCGGGCACGAAATAGGGACTGCTCAGCCACACCCGCTCGCGCGCGGCGTGAATCGCTTCGACGAACAGCAGCGAACAGGTTTCCTGCGCGTCGGCCGGGCCGCTGGCGATCACCTGACAGAGCTGGCCAGGTTCGTCCTGCTTGCTTGGCAGCAGCAGGGGTGGCAGCGCCTGGCAGGCCCAGTACCAGTCCTCGGCGAAGGCTTCCTGCAGGCTGGCCACCACCGGTCCGCGCACTTCGACGTGGGTGTCGCGCCAGGGCGCCAGGG contains the following coding sequences:
- a CDS encoding LysM peptidoglycan-binding domain-containing protein, with the protein product MRKSLLALLFAAGGMALTCLAQAAVQLKDGHPDRYTVVKGDTLWDISGKFLSQPWKWPEIWHANPQVANPHLIYPGDTLNLVYIDGQPRLMLNRGESRGTIKLSPQVRSTPMAEAIPTIPLGAINSFLLSNRIVDTPEEFNGKPYVVAGNAERVVSGAGDRIYVRGQFDEEHPVYGIFRQGKTYVDPESKEFLGINADDIGTGEIVAEEGDVGTLVLSRSTQEVRIGDRLFPTEERAINSTFMPSEPTSEINGLILDVPRGVTQIGQFDVVTLNKGARDGLEIGNVLAIYKAGETVRDRVTGESVKIPDERSGLLMVFRTYDKLSYGLVLQASRQLAVMDKVRNP
- the fmt gene encoding methionyl-tRNA formyltransferase, with product MSDSLRIVFAGTPEFAAEHLKALLASRHQIIAVYTQPDRPAGRGQKLMPSPVKQLAVEHGIAVYQPASLRNEEAQAELAALKPDLMVVVAYGLILPQVVLDTPRLGCINSHASLLPRWRGAAPIQRAVQAGDLESGVTVMQMEAGLDTGPMLLKVTTPISASDTGGSLHDRLAQLGPQAVLQAIEGLAAGTLKGEVQDDALANYAHKLNKDEARLDFSRPAVELERLVRAFHPWPICHTTLNGEALKVHAAELGEGSGAPGSILAADKSGLTVACGDGALRLTRLQLPGGKPLAFSDLYNSRREQFAPGLVLGQ
- a CDS encoding DOPA 4,5-dioxygenase family protein; the encoded protein is MTDTAPPRIKGYHAHVYYDAATLPQARALCEAAAQRFTLKMGRLHQQLVGPHPCWSCQLAFRPELFAELLPWLMQHRAGLDVLVHPITGFELRDHRDWALWLGRSHPLDLSVLDADEA
- the rsmB gene encoding 16S rRNA (cytosine(967)-C(5))-methyltransferase RsmB, whose protein sequence is MNPRLAAARALTAVLSGKASLGSSLPPQLDKVEYHDRALAQDLAFGAARWQPRLQLLAEKLLEKPFKAADKDVEALLLIGLYQLLQSRIPEHAAIGETVGCAGALKKPWAKGLLNAVLRRAQREHEAIFAELDRDPVLHTAHPRWLQKALKAHWPDHWQAICAANNAHPPLILRVNRRHGSRDAYLIELRTAGIAAEPCTYSRDGVRLLQPCDVTTLPGFKDGRVSVQDEAAQLAADLLELAPGQRVLDACAAPGGKTCHLLEVEPTLAEVVAVDLEAKRLARVRENLDRLQLDATLIAADGRDTGAWWDGQPFQRILLDAPCSATGVIRRHPDIKLTRKPEDIPALAHLQGELLDALWPTLAPGGILLYATCSVLPTENSETIAAFLARTTDAQEVAIAGEFGLQPGHGRQLLPQLDGHDGFYYAKLIKRPQVL
- a CDS encoding L-threonylcarbamoyladenylate synthase — translated: MASNWQIQQTARVVREGGVIAYPTEAVWGLGCDPWNGEAVDRLLALKERPMHKGLILVADDIEQFDFLLADLPEIWLQRLAGSWPGPNTWLVPHQNRLPEWVTGEHDTVALRVSDHPLVRALCRYTGPLISTSANPAGRPSARSRLRVEQYFPAELDKVLGGALGGRKNPSLIRDLRTGDVIRPS
- a CDS encoding FAD-binding domain-containing protein gives rise to the protein MAELQRHESQYGRNDSTHWLWVELLWRDFFRWTLVRHGSALFKAGGLKGAARTPHNCDERFQHWCAGRTGMPFVDANMRYPRLEQIPETWRLYLPVV
- the hemF gene encoding oxygen-dependent coproporphyrinogen oxidase — encoded protein: MTDRTEAVKAYLLDLQDRICSALQAEDGQAVFAEDAWQRPAGGGGRTRVIENGALIEKGGVNFSHVFGDSLPPSASAHRPELAGRGFQALGVSLVIHPENPYVPTSHANVRFFSAEKEGEEPVWWFGGGFDLTPYYANEEDCVHWHQVAHDACAPFGAEVYPKFKAWCDRYFHLKHRGEPRGIGGLFFDDLNEWDFDTSFAFMRAIGDAYIQAYLPIVQRRKMTPFGEREREFQAFRRGRYVEFNLVFDRGTLFGLQSGGRTESILMSLPPHVRWGYDWKPEPGSIEARLTEYFLTDRDWLA
- the aroE gene encoding shikimate dehydrogenase, which encodes MDRYCVFGNPIGHSKSPLIHRLFAEQTGQALTYDARLAPLDDFVGDARAFFTEGLGGNVTVPFKEEAFRLCDELTERARRAGAVNTLKKLADSRLLGDNTDGAGLTRDLQDNAGFSLAGKRVLILGAGGAVRGVLEPFLAQKPAVLVIANRTVAKAEQLVREFADLGPLVATGFDWIDAPVDLIVNGTSASLGGELPPIAPSLIQPGHTVCYDMMYAKEPTAFNRWAAAQGAARCLDGLGMLVEQAAEAFELWRGVRPDTAPVLAELRRQLTG
- a CDS encoding NADPH:quinone reductase produces the protein MAKRIQFSQHGGSDVLEYRDYQPAAPGPREVRVANRAIGLNFIDTYFRSGLYQPPALPSSLGTEGAGVVEAIGSEVEGLEVGDRVAYATGPLGAYSELHVLPADKLVKLPDSISFEQAAAVILKGLTVQYLLRQTYELKGGETILFHAAAGGVGSFACQWAKALGVKLIGTVSSAEKAARAREQGAWATIDYSHENVVQRVLELTDGAKCPVVYDGVGKDTWETSLDCVAPRGLLVSFGNASGAVTGVNLGILAQKGSLYVTRPTLAGYATSAERLQAMADELFGMIASGKLQVEISNRYALKDAAAAQDALSSRQTTGSTILLP
- the def gene encoding peptide deformylase → MAILNILEFPDPRLRTIAKPVDVVDDSIRQLVDDMFETMYDAPGIGLAATQVNVHKRVVVMDLSEDKSEPRVFINPEFEPLTDEMDQYQEGCLSVPGFYENVDRPQKVKIKALDRDGQPFELIAEGLLAVCIQHECDHLNGKLFVDYLSNLKRDRIKKKLEKQHRQRA
- the dprA gene encoding DNA-processing protein DprA encodes the protein MSIPSPLSFSISPAELEARLRLHLLPELGPRRFRKLLSAFDSASAALTAPASAWRALGLPAICAEQRRSESIREQARAALQWLDEPDQQVLMWDDPAYPALLAELADAPPLLFVAGDPGVLEAPQLALVGSRRASQPGLDNARAFASSLAGGGFVITSGLALGIDGAAHQGALDGGGKTIAVLGTGLQCLYPRRHVRLAAQIIEQGGALVSELPLDCPPQASNFPRRNRIISGLSLGVLVVEASPSSGSLITARLAAEQGREVYAIPGSIHHPGARGCHQLIRDGATLVESIEHILEALRGWQAPTVESQVGAPAGRIEHPLLDLLHAAPHSTEALVQASGWPLAQVLAALTELELDGLVCNEAGRWLARSR
- a CDS encoding substrate-binding periplasmic protein — translated: MKRCSALLLGLFLCAMPVLALEEIRVGVQLQPYAPYSEVVEGEYRGYARDLLDAFAAEHGYRFVYTPLPVRRLLNDYLAGRVDLKFPDHPQWNADQKTGHTLHYSHPAAPYVDGILLKPQHLGQGMQRIERLGTQNGFTPWPYLTEIHAGRIHLIQANQIESLLRMASSDRVDAVYLNPKVVAHHLGQMGMATDSLVYDPTLPHVEDHYYLSSIRHRQLIEAFNRFLAERADLVTAIRLRHGL